Part of the Caulobacter sp. SL161 genome is shown below.
GGGAGCACCGTCTCTATCAGGCCGATTGGCTGATGCGGTTCTACGGCTTCGCGCAGTCCGAGATCGTCGCGGCGGGCCAGGACCTCGACCTGTCGGTCGACCCAAAGACCAGCTGGGCGCTCAGGCATCGAGACCGGTTCCCCGTCGACGTCCAGATCGCGGACAAGGAGACGCTGCTGCGGATCCCAGGCCTGGGCGCAAAGGCCGTCGCCAGAGTGCTTGTCGCGCGTCGGGTCACCCGGCTGACGCTCGACGATTTGAAGCGGGTCGGCGCTGTGGTGAAACGCGCCAAACCTTTCGTCGTGACGGCCGACTGGCGTCCCGGCGCCCTGACCGACCGCGACGACCTGAAGGCCGTCTTGAGCCCGGCCGTTCAGTTGAGCCTGTTCTGATGCAAGTGGTTCGCCTCGCCTCAGAGGTCGATTTCGCCGGCTGGCGAAGGGCGGCCAGGGTCCTGCGAGCCCAGGGCGCGCGTCCCGAATCGCTCGTCTGGACGGTGGAGCGCGAGCTCTTCGATAATGATGAGCCGGTGACGGACGCGGCAACGACGTTCGCCGTTCCAGCCGCCTTCATGGAAATGGCTCAACAGGTCGTGCTGAACCGGTCGCTGGATCGGTTCGCCCTGCTCTACCGCATTCTCTGGCGACTGGAGCGCGAGCCGCGATTGATCGAGAACCCCGCCGATCAGGATATGGCGTGCGCCCGCGACATGGCCAAGGCCGTCAGCCGCGCCGCCCACAAGATGAAGGCGTTTGTCCGCTTTCGCCGGGTGGAGGACGCAGCCGAGGAAACCTACGCGGCGTGGTTCGAACCCGCCCACCGGGTGACCGAGGCGACAGCGCCCTTCTTCGCGCGCCGCTTCTCGAACATGAACTGGACCATCCTGACACCCGACGCCTGCGTGGCCTGGAACGGGGAGCGGCTATGGGTTTCGGAGGGCGCGGATCCCGCCGACGCGCCGTCCGAAGACGCCCAGGAAGCGCTCTGGCGAACCTACTACGCGTCGATTTTCAATCCGGCCCGTCTCAACCCACGCCAGATGCGCCAGGAAATGCCCAAGCGGTACTGGCGGAACCTCCCAGAGGCCGCGCTCATTCCTGGCCTTATCGAAGCCGCCCAAGATCGCGCCGCCGCCATGGTCACCACGCCGCCGCGTCCCCCGTCAGAACGCGTTCTGAAGGCCGCGCAGCGCCATGCTCGGGATGCGCCCTACAACGCTGGTGCGCCGACCACTCTGGACGCCGTGCACGCCGGCGTCAGCGTCTGTCGGCGCTGCGATCTGTGGCGGGAGGCGACCCAGGGCGTCCCGGGTGACGGGGCGCCAAGCGCGCCCCTGATGTTTGTCGGCGAACAGCCCGGCGATCAGGAGGATCTTGCGGGCAGGCCCTTGGTGGGTCCTGCAGGACGGATATTCGACCGAGCGCTCGCCGAGGTGGGTGTGCGGCGCGAGCAGACCTACGTCACGAACGCGGTGAAGCACTTCAAGCATGAACTCAGCGGGAAACGCCGCCTGCACAAGACCCCCACCCAAGGCGAGGTGAGCGCGTGTCGATGGTGGCTGGACGCGGAGCGGCGGTTGGTCAGGCCCACGGTCATCGTGATGCTGGGCGCGACCGCCGCCTTCGGCGTCATGGGGCGGCTAACGCCCTTCCGTGAAACCAGAGGACGCCCACTGCCCTTGCCGGACGGGGTCCAGGGGCTCGTGACCTTTCATCCGTCGTACCTGCTGCGCCTGCCGGACGCTGCGGCGAGAGAAAACGCCTACCACTCTTTCGTGGACGATCTTCGTCTGGCGAGCCGACTGGCCGGCCTGGCCGCGACATCCCGTTGAGGTCAGCGGGTAATCTCTGGGCCATCAAGACAGCGCCCAGGTCGTCAAGCGCTCGCGAGAGGGTGAACGACCAGCGCCGCAGACACCGAGGTGAGAAACGAAAAAAGCCCGGCTAGGCCGGGCTTTTCAAGGACTTGCGATGGTACCAGCTCTCGGGCTCGAACCGAGGACCTCTAGATCCACAATCTAGCGCTCTAACCAACTGAGCTAAGCCGGCTCATCGCGAGGCGTTGTCTTTAGTGGGATCGTCCGTCGGGATCAAGCACCGATCCCGATGTTTTGAACGGAAAACGCCCCGGAGCCGAAACTCCGGGGCGTCTCCTAACTTTCGCTGTGATCCAGGCCCTATTGCGGGACTTGGAACACCAGCGGGACGGTCACCTGGCCACCGTCGACGGGCGCGCCGTCGAGGGTCTTGGGCTTCATCCGGAACAGGCGCGACAAGCGGATAGCCGCATCGCCGAAGCCCATGTCCGCCGGCGATTCGGAAACCACCGAGCAGCCTTCCAGAGTGCCCTTAGCCGTCACGGTGCACGAGATCGTCGCGCGACCGCTGACTTCCATCCGCTGAGCACGGTCCGGATAGTACCGGGCCATGTCTTCACCCGAGGGCTTACGGGCCCAGTCGGGACGCGTGATGACCGACGCACGCGCCGGCGGGTTCGAAGGAACCGGCGGCGTGGGCGAGATCACCGGCGGAGCCGTTTGTTCCACCCGCTTTTCAACGGGAGGGATCGGCAGCGGCGGCGGCGGCGTCACGTCCGGCGGCGGAGCCACCGGCGGGCGCGGCTGAACCACGGCCGGAGGCGGCGGCGGTTCATTGGTCGGCGGCGGCGGCGGCGGAGGCGGCGGCGGCGGCGGCGGCGGCGGAGGCAGCTCCACAACCGTCGCGTCGTCCGAGTACTCCTGGAACACGGCTTCGAACTTCTGCTTCGCCAGGTAGGCGAAGAGCAGCGCGTGCAGACCAGCCACGACCGTCAGGGAGATACCAAAGGCACCGAAACCCTTCTTGCGACGTGGACCGTCCGAGGTGAGCGGATCGTAGCGGCGATGCTCGGGCGTATTTTGATCAGCCATGCATCACCCCCTACTGGCTATCATCCCGTCCGACGAGAGCCACGCTATAGAAGCCGTTATCCTGGAGGGTGTTCATCACCTCCATGAAAGCCCCGTAGCGAACCTTTTCGTCGGCCCGGATGAAGATGCGCTCCTTGCTCGGATCGCGACGGCCCATGTTCTTGGTGATGTCGTAGCCCAGCTCATCGATGCTGGTCTCGTTGTCACCAAGGTAGAGCTGCCCCGACTGTTTGATCGAGACGTAAACCGGCTTGGATGGAGGCGGCGAGGATTTCGCCACCGCCGGCGGCAGGTTCACTTCGACCGACACGGAGGCCAGCGGAGCCGCCACCATGAAGATGATCAGGAGCACCAGCATAACGTCCACGAAGGGCGTAACGTTGATCTCGCTGTTCTGTTCGACGTTGAACCTGTCGCCCCCACCGCCTGAAAGCTTGGCGGCCATGGGTGTTACGCCCCCTTGTCGAGCTGGCGCGAGATGGCGTTCATCAGTTCAGCAACGAAACCTTCCGAACGCGTGCCGTAGGCCGAGATGCGGGTCTGGAAGTAGTTGTAGAAGATAACGGCCGGGATAGCGGCGAACAGACCGATACCGGTGGCGAGCAGGGCTTCAGCGATACCCGGCGCGACGACGGCGAGGTTGGTCGTGTTGGTGTTCGCGATGCCGATGAACGACGTCATGATGCCGTACACGGTACCGAACAGACCGATGAACGGACCGCCCGAACCGACCGAGGCCAGGAACACCATGCCACCCGACAGGCGCTTGGCCAGCGAAGCTTGAACGGCGTTGATGGCGTAGGTCGCGCGGCTCAGGGTCGAGTCGCGGTGCTCGCCGGCGACGGCCAGACCGGCCTGACGCGACAGCTCAACTTCCTGCGAGGCGGCGGCGGCCATGTCGGCCATCGGGTTGCCTTCGAATTCTTCCGACGAGCTGATGCGCGCGATGTCGGCGATCGAGCGAGCGCCGCGGAAGGCTTCCAGGAACTTGTCCGACTGCTTGTTCAGCGCGGCGAACTCGAAAATCTTGGTGAGCAGCAGCACCCACGAGAAAACCGAGGCCAGCACCAGGCCGATCATGACGACCTTAACGACGACGCCGGCCTGCATGAACATGCCGATCGGGGTCAGCGAGTGAGCGGCCGGCGCAGCGGCCTCTTCGGCCGGAGCGGCTTCGGGAGCCGGGGCGGCGGCGGCGGCGTCCGCGGCCGGAGCGGCGGCGGCGTCGGTGGCCGGTTGAGCTTCAGCAGTAGCGGCGGCGGGAGCCGCGGCGTCCTGAGCAAAAGCCGGGGCGCTCGCCATCAGCGCCATGGCGCCGACGAGAGCGATGAAGGGGGTCTTCCGTTTAATGTCGAGCATCTGTCGCCAGTTCCTGATTGGTCTAGCACGTTTGGACCGAGGGTCGTCGCGCGAGAGCGTCTCCACCCTAACTCTGAATAGTCCGCCTGGAGGTCGATAGCTCTCACCCCGGGCGGACCCGCTTCGCTGCGCTCGACCCGTTACGCCCCTCACGAGGACCAGCCTCCAGAAGGATCGTTTCGAAGCGCGTGCAACCGACGCCCTTTTGGGGCTCCGGTCTTACCGCAATGTTAGAATTGCGGCTGGGGTCCTTTGGCAACCCCTTTTCGTACCGTCAAGGGTCTCATTTGGGCACAAATTCATCGTCACGCCCCCGACCCCCTGGCGTTCGCCGCAGTGCACAAAACGGTTTTCCGGATTTCGGGGCGGTTTTTCCCTGCCAACGAGAAAAACCATGCTGCACTGCAGCAAGGCAACAAAACGCGGGTCTTTGAAGAAAGGCGCCTGTCTGCACGGCAGATGGGAGCTTCGCGCCGCGCGAACAAGCTCGCATGGGGAAGAAACGGCGCCGAGGCCGACCGAGCACCGGCCGACCTGAAGGTCAAAGAGACTTCCGCTGGGAAGAACTGGAAAAAGTGGTGCCTGGGGCCGGAATCGAACCAGCGACACGCGGATTTTCAATCCGCTGCTCTACCAACTGAGCTACCCAGGCATCCGGGCTTTGGCGGGGTGAAACCGCCTTGGCGACCTCGCCGTGCAGCGAGGAGCCGGGTCTATAGGGGAGGCGCGAAAGGATGTCCAGCGCCGTTTTATCATTCCCTGTTGATGTCTTGGGATGGCGGATTTTCCTCGTCATCGTCGCCGCCCGCCACGACGTAGCGACCGCTCAGCCAGCGCTGCAGATCGACGTCCGCGCAGCGTTTCGAACAGAAAGGGCGGAACGCGGAATCAGCGGGTTTGGCGCAGATGGGACATTTCGCGCTCATCTCGCAGACACCTCAAATCGTTCAACAGGCCATGCAGGCGCGGCTTCGACAACGAACCGCCGACCCAGGCGCTCGGCGACGCCTTGGTCCAACTCGGCCTGGAACGCTTCGGCGACGGCGGGCGCACAGAGGGCCGTCAAGCGCCCTCCCGGGTCCGCCCTGCCCTCACGCCCCAGCGCACGCGCCAGACGTCGCGCC
Proteins encoded:
- a CDS encoding DNA gyrase inhibitor YacG, with amino-acid sequence MSAKCPICAKPADSAFRPFCSKRCADVDLQRWLSGRYVVAGGDDDEENPPSQDINRE
- a CDS encoding energy transducer TonB produces the protein MADQNTPEHRRYDPLTSDGPRRKKGFGAFGISLTVVAGLHALLFAYLAKQKFEAVFQEYSDDATVVELPPPPPPPPPPPPPPPPTNEPPPPPAVVQPRPPVAPPPDVTPPPPLPIPPVEKRVEQTAPPVISPTPPVPSNPPARASVITRPDWARKPSGEDMARYYPDRAQRMEVSGRATISCTVTAKGTLEGCSVVSESPADMGFGDAAIRLSRLFRMKPKTLDGAPVDGGQVTVPLVFQVPQ
- a CDS encoding MotA/TolQ/ExbB proton channel family protein, producing the protein MLDIKRKTPFIALVGAMALMASAPAFAQDAAAPAAATAEAQPATDAAAAPAADAAAAAPAPEAAPAEEAAAPAAHSLTPIGMFMQAGVVVKVVMIGLVLASVFSWVLLLTKIFEFAALNKQSDKFLEAFRGARSIADIARISSSEEFEGNPMADMAAAASQEVELSRQAGLAVAGEHRDSTLSRATYAINAVQASLAKRLSGGMVFLASVGSGGPFIGLFGTVYGIMTSFIGIANTNTTNLAVVAPGIAEALLATGIGLFAAIPAVIFYNYFQTRISAYGTRSEGFVAELMNAISRQLDKGA
- a CDS encoding biopolymer transporter ExbD, which gives rise to MAAKLSGGGGDRFNVEQNSEINVTPFVDVMLVLLIIFMVAAPLASVSVEVNLPPAVAKSSPPPSKPVYVSIKQSGQLYLGDNETSIDELGYDITKNMGRRDPSKERIFIRADEKVRYGAFMEVMNTLQDNGFYSVALVGRDDSQ
- a CDS encoding UdgX family uracil-DNA binding protein (This protein belongs to the uracil DNA glycosylase superfamily, members of which act in excision repair of DNA. However, it belongs more specifically to UdgX branch, whose founding member was found to bind uracil in DNA (where it does not belong), without cleaving it, appears to promote DNA repair by a pathway involving RecA, rather than base excision.), encoding MQVVRLASEVDFAGWRRAARVLRAQGARPESLVWTVERELFDNDEPVTDAATTFAVPAAFMEMAQQVVLNRSLDRFALLYRILWRLEREPRLIENPADQDMACARDMAKAVSRAAHKMKAFVRFRRVEDAAEETYAAWFEPAHRVTEATAPFFARRFSNMNWTILTPDACVAWNGERLWVSEGADPADAPSEDAQEALWRTYYASIFNPARLNPRQMRQEMPKRYWRNLPEAALIPGLIEAAQDRAAAMVTTPPRPPSERVLKAAQRHARDAPYNAGAPTTLDAVHAGVSVCRRCDLWREATQGVPGDGAPSAPLMFVGEQPGDQEDLAGRPLVGPAGRIFDRALAEVGVRREQTYVTNAVKHFKHELSGKRRLHKTPTQGEVSACRWWLDAERRLVRPTVIVMLGATAAFGVMGRLTPFRETRGRPLPLPDGVQGLVTFHPSYLLRLPDAAARENAYHSFVDDLRLASRLAGLAATSR